GGAGCATGACTTCCGTGGAGCTTTTCAACTGCAACTTCTCCTTGATGTGCGCGCGGAACGAATTGATCGTGGCGATGGTGAGATTCAGTTCCTCCGCGATTTGCCGCGTGCCCTTCCCCTGGCCCATCATGCGAAACACTTCCAATTCGCGGTCGCTTAATTTGTGCAAGGCCGATGAAGGTTCGTCGCGTTTGCCGCGGGTGAATTTCGCGAGCATGGAAGTGGACATGCGCGGGCTCACGTAAATATCGCCGTTCAAAACGGTGGCAATCGCCGTTTCAACTGTGCGGCCCGGTTCATGTTTCATCACGTAACCCATCGCGCCCGCCCGCAACGCGCGCTCCGCGTAGAGCGATTCGTCGTGCATCGAGACGACCAGCACCGGCAAATCTTCGTATTGGTCGCGGATGCTTTTGATGAGGTCAATGCCGCTGGTTCCCGCGAGCGAAATGTCCACCAGCACGAGGTCGGGCTTCAATTCGGGAATCGCCTGGAGCGCCTGTGCGGCGTCCGCCGCCTGGCCGCAAACCACCGTCTCGGGATTGTCGTCAATCATCTGCTGCAATCCCTGGCGGAACAACGGATGATCGTCCACGATGAGGATTCGGCTTTTTTCAGCGGGGCTTTTACTCATAATTTTCCCGGGCAGACGCGCCGGTGTCCCTCGTGCCGTTCATTGCACGCGGCGCTTTTTTGCGTCCATTTTCCGCCGCCGACTCGCGGGAAATCGTTTGAAAAAGACATACGATATGGGTGCCGGAACCGGGGCGGCTCTGCAAGTTCAAAGTCGCGCCGATCACCCGCGCGCGATAGTGCATGATGCGCACGCCCATGCCGGTTTGCGCCACGGATTCCGGCGTGAAACCACAGCCGTCATCTTTTACTTCGAGCGCGTAACGACCATCAGCCGGGCCCAAATAAATCGTGATGTTCTCCGCCCGGGAATGTTTCGCCGCGTTCGCCACCGCTTCGAGCGCGATGTAATATAGGTGCAGCGCGATTTCATTTTCAACGATCGCCGCCGGTTCGCCCGCGATGAAACGGCAGTTGACCTTGAACAATTCGGCGGAGTTCGTCGCGAGTTCCTCCAATGCCGACGCGAGCCCGTTCTCCTCCAGCCGCACCGGAAATAATCCGCGTGCGACGCCGCGGGTCTGGCTGATCGCGGTGTTGATGAGCGTGCTGATGCCTTCGGCCTGCGCAAATTCGGGATTGCCTTTTTGCTGCAAACGATTCGCCAGCGTGTGGCTCATGAACGCGATGCCCGCAAGCTGCTGGCAAACGCCGTCGTGAAGGTCGTGCCCGATGCGCCGCTGTTCGCGATTGCTGATTTCGAGAATTTCGCGCTCAAGACGTTTGCGTTCCGTGATGTCGCGCGCGATGCCCTCAACTTCAACGAACTGCCCGTCCGACTCAATCAATCGCGTGCTGATTTCCAATTTTACGCGCTGTTCCGGCGCCACTACAAAATCCCATTCCGCCGTCGGTGGCGCAGTCCCTGTGAGCACCTGGTCGAGCCAGTTTTGCGCAGCCGCCTGTTCCTCGGGGACGATCAGGTTCACGATCTTGCGCCCGAGAATGTCCGTGCGTTTGCGTTGCAACAGGCGTTCGCCGGTCTGGTTCACGGTCGTGATGCGCCCGTTGAGATCGAGCGTGTAAACCATGTCGTTCGCGTTTTCAAAAAGATTGATGTAACGCTCTTCGAGCGCGGCTTCGTCCTCCAATTTTTGCCGGATGAGTTGCGTTTGCCGGCTCACCTGCCGCCGCAAAAGCGCCACCCACGCCAGCGCAAATGCAAATGCCAGCATCATGCCGCCGACCAGCATGAAGGTGTGCCGCGAAGTCCACCACGGCGGCGTTTCGAGCAACTCAATGTCCGCGGGCTGGCGCAGCAACAACCGAAATGTCGCGGGCTCGTGCCGTTCGCCGCCCTGGATGGAACACACGCCCGTGAGCCGCACGAGGCTGCCGGATGGCAGCGCGGGCACGTCTTGTTTGCGATTCTGCGTTTCCAGATGCGCGGTGAAAATGATCGGGCCGTCCTGCAACACGAGTTGCGGATTCGCCGAGCGCGGTACGCTTTGCAGCAATCGCGCTTTGATTTCGACGACCAGGTTGTCGTTCGTTCCCTGCAACAGGATTTGTTCAGCCGACATTTTTCGCGCGGCGGGCAGCGGGCCGGTGCCGGTTTTGCGAAACGAAGCTTCTTCGAGGTACGGCGAGAAATCGCCAATGACGGGAAAGCCAAGCACGTCCACGATGTCGCCAACCTGCACGCCGCTCGCCTGCCGCGTGAGCACGCGGATGCCGCCCGACGCGTCCTCGACAATAAAACCCTGCGCGGGAATTTGCAGCGTCACCACGCCGCGAACTTTCACCCGGCGGCCCGCGAGCCGGTCGGGATCGAACGTCGCCACGGCATCAATCGGCGTGGTCGTGATTGAAAAAGGATCGGCGGAAGGCGGCTCGATGATTTTGACTTGAGCCAGGCTCGGCGCGTGCAGGGTGATGCCGCTGAGTTGCCGCCGCACGTTCAATTCGGAAGCGCACGCGCCGGTCACACTGACGAGGGCATCAATCAGATTCGTCGGCACGGTGGCGTTATCAAAATTTGGGATGACCACCTTGAACCGGCCTTGCGGCGTCATGAGGCTGAGGCTCAAGTGTCCCCACTGCTGGTCGGCGCGGCGCACCACGCCTTCCATCTCCACCCAATGCGCGTCGAGCCGGCCGTTCGCCAAATCTTCCAGGTCCACTTTTGCGGGCGTGGGAAAATTGGTTTCGCCCAGCACGGTGATGGACGAGCCTAAAATTTCCGGCGCGAACCCGCCCGAACTTGTGTGCCCCGTCAGTTCGACATATTCGCCCGAGTGAACATCCGATTGATTCAAGTCCACGTACACCGCGCCGCCTTTGTCCTGAACAAATGCGTTGCGCCAATCGGCATCGGCGTAGGTGAGCACCCCGCGCAAACGCACGGGAATATGTTCGGCGGATTGTTCGCGGCGCAGTTTCAAAATATCGGAAACCTGCGTGAGCAGCGCCGGACGATTGGTCGAATGCGCCGTGCCATCGGCAATCGCCAGCGAATCATTTTGCGGCGGCGGTTGCGCGACTTCGAAATACGCGTTGTTCAAAAAAACTTCCGTCGGCGAAACTTGCAGGAAACCCCAAACATCCACGCGCTCGTCCGGCTGGATTTGCGTGAGTTGAATGACCTGCGCGCGAATGACGCCGGTCGGGTCTTTGACCACGACGGATTTGCCGGGCTGATACGAGACGACGAGGCCGTTGATGTGAACGGGATCATTCGTCCACGGGCCGAGTTCGAGATTGAGCAGGCTGCCGATGGACGCGACCGGCACCGGCGCGCGGTTCGGCGTGGACGTTTCGAGCACGTAAATCTCATTCATGCTCGGCGCAAAAACCGAGGCCGATTCCAGATGCCCGTCCACGGTCTTGCTGGCATTGATGCCGCGCGCGCGAATTTTATTTCCCACGAAACGCTTCAAATCATTGGCGGCGGGAACCGCGCCCAGGACATACACGAGACAATTTTGCGTCCCCGCTTGCAGCAGCAACGCGAGGCGTCCACTCGTATTTTCCGCCGACAACACCCGCCCGGTGATCTCCACCCATTCGCACCAGTAAGTGCCGAGTTCGGAAAGTTCGAGTTTTTGCGCGGGAGGAATCGTGCCGGGCCCGAGCACGGAAAGGCGGGCGTTGGTCAAGGAATTGTTCGTGGCGGTCGTGGCGAAAATTTCGACGAGCTGGCCGAGTTGCGGCTGCGTTTGAAAATCGTGCGAGTTGAAATAAGCCGTCTCATGGCCGTCATAGACATAAAGCTGATTCCAGCCGGAATCGTAACACAACACCACGCCGGTGAGATGGACGGGATGGCCCAGGGCGGACTGCTCCGGCGTGAGATTTTTGAGTTGATGAAGGGTGATGATTTCATCCGCCGGCGCGGCGTGCAGCCCCGCAGCGATCATCGCGTAAAACATTCCCGCGAGGAGAGCGGAGAGCCACAGGCGATTGCGATGATGACGGCGTCCGGACATGGGCGAGCTTGCTTTCGCATATACTACTATGCCGCGCCCGATGAGCAAGCGCCGTGTGCGCCTCCGAACGGACCGCGGGTCTGCGACCCGCGCAAGGTACATAAGGTCAGGCCGTTCTCGAATCAGCCTTGTGCGGCAATCTAGCTCGTGAGTTGCAGCGGGTCACAGACCCGCGGTCCGAACCGAAGTATTTCCATTGTTGCCAAAGCCAATGGAATTAAGCTATTAACGGGGACGCATGACGACGGTTGCTGAACAACTTCACCTGGCCCGCGAAGCCCAGAAACTCTCGGTCAACGATGTGGCCGAGGTGACGAAAATCCGCACCGACCACATTCGCGCTCTCGAAGAGGGAAATTTCAACGTCTTTTCCGCGCCGGTTTACATCCGCGGTTTCGTGCGCACTTACGCGACGCTCCTCAAGCTCGACGTCACGCGCATCATGGCCAATCTCGACGGCGAACTCGGCAAGACGGAAAAATTCCGTGAGCCGCCGCCCCTCAGCGATCAGAAACGCGGCGTCCTGGATTTTCTCACGCTGCAACTTTCCAAGGTGAACTGGCGCGTGGCCTCGGTGGTGCTGGTCGCCGCCGGAATAGTTTTGGCCATCAGCATGTTCGTGTGGATTTCGCGGCATCGCCACACGGCCGACCCGCTGGCGAATTTGCCGACCGGAATTTATCAACCAACCACGTCGGGTGAGATGGCCCCATTGCCAACGGTTGCGCCGAAGCATTAACCGCGCAGGCGCGGAGAGGGCAGCGAACTTACAAATCCTGCAAATATAATTGCCGATTGCGCCAAAGATAGAGCGCGCCGGAAAAGAGAGTCAGCCCCACAGCCACCCACACGGACAATGGCATGAACCACTCGATCCACGGGTGTCCCGCGATGTCGAAACCGAAGATGATCCGCCCGGGCGCGCCGAGTTGCTGGTAACTGTGATAGACGAGGATGGCGATGACCGCCACGATTTGCGAAATGGTTTTGTGCTTCCCATAGCCTTCGGCGGCGAGCACGAGATTGCGCGACGCAGCGAGCAGGCGCAAACCCGTGATGGCCAGTTCGCGCGCGACGATGATCACGACCATCCACGCCGCCATCCAGCGCAAATCCACGAACGCGATGAACACCGAGCAGACCAGGATTTTGTCCGCAAGCGGGTCCATGAGGATGCCGAAATTGGTGATGAGATTGTCGCGGCGGGCGATCTTGCCGTCGAAATAATCGGTGAGACTGGCCGCGCTGAACACCAAGAGCGCCACCGTTTCAAAAAAACGAAATTGCGAAAACATCACCACCAACAGGACCACCGTGAGCGCGAATCGCGAGACGGTCAATCTATTGGGCACGTTCATAAGGGCGTCGGAACATGGGACAAATTAAGACGCAACCGGTGTCCGCGGTCAATGTTTCGTGCAAGAGCAATGCCGCCCGTGAAGCGTTTCAAATCGGTTCGGCGATCAGGTCGTAGTCCGTATGGCCGATGATTTTCACGCGGGCAAATTCGCCGAGCGGAAGTTTTCCGCGAATGTAAATGCGGCCGTCAATGTCCGGGGCATCGGCCTCGCCGCGTGCCACCAAATATTTGCCCGTGGCCGCCAGTTGATCTTTGCGATGTTCGCGGCTGCGCAAAAGTCCGTGTTCCCATGAGCTGACGTCGGCCTTGCGCAGGTCTTTCGCGCTGGCTTCGGATTCAACCAGCACTTTCAATTCGCGTCCCACTTGCGCTTCAGAAATATGGCGCGCGATTTTATTTTGCAACGCCATCGCCTGATCGCGGCGTTGTTTTTTCACCGAGTCCGGAATTTGCCCGGCCATTTTGCCGGCGCGCGTGCCTTCCTCCTGCGAGTAAGTGAAGATGCCAAGCCGCTCGAATTTTGTGTCGCGGATGAAATCCAGGAGGCTTTGAAAATAGGCATCGGTCTCGCCGGGAAAACCCACGATGAACGTGGTGCGCAAGGCGATGCCCGGCACGCCGGCGCGGATTTTCGCGATCAGATCCACGATGTATTGCTGCGAAGTTTCGCGGCGCATGCGTTCAAGCATGTTTTCGTGAATGTGTTGCAAGGGCATGTCCACATAGCGCGCCACTTTGGGGCTCTCGGCGATGGCCCGGATCAAGTCATCGGTCCAATGCGCGGGATGCGTGTAAAGCAGGCGAATCCAAAAATCACCAGGCAACGTGTTGAGTTCGCGGATGAGGCTGGCGAGCGTGGCGGCATCTGCGGGCAATGATTTTGCGGCGGTCGTGAATTTTTCCGGCGACGCAATATTGCGGCTGTGGTTCTCGCGCAGGTCGAGGCCGTAGTAAGTCGAGTCCTGCGAGATGAGATTGATTTCCTTGACGCCATCGGCGATGAGCTGGCGCGCTTCCTGAACGATGTCGCCGGGTTGGCGGCTGCGATGGCTGCCGCGCATGCGCGGGATGATGCAAAAGCTGCACGGATGATTGCAACCCTCGGCAATCTTCACGTAAGCAAAATGCCGCGGCGTAAGACGAAAACGCGGTGTGGCAAAATCGGGAATGTAAACAGGGCGGGCGTTGACGTTGAGCAACGGCTCGGCGGGCGCGGGCGCGATGACGGTTTTCGTGCGGCCAAATTTTTCCGTGCCGCGAAGATTTTCTTCATCCTCGTGCGTGGAGTTTGCGCGGGCTTTGTCCATCTCGGCGAAACGATTGACGATGGAAGATTTTTTCGCGCCGGGAGTTTTTGCGGCGGAACCGGGCGGAGTTTTTTTCAGGCGTTGCGCGCGATGATCCATCGCCTGCTGCACGATCTCCGTGACCTGCGCGACTTGATCAATGCCCATGAAGGCATCCACCTCGGGCAAAAGCTTGGGCAGTTCCTCGCGAAAACGCTGCGGCAAACAGCCGGAGACGATGAGCCCCTGGCCGCGATTCTGGGCATCGCGCAACTCGGCGGATTGAAGAATGGTGTCCACGCTTTCCTCCTGCGCTGAATCAATGAAGGAACAGGTGTTGACGATGACGACGTCGGCGTGGGCGGCATCGTTGGTGATCTCGACGCCGCCTTTCATCAACGAGCCGAGCATGATTTCGGCGTCCACAAGATTTTTGGCGCAGCCGAGAGAAATCAGGCCGACCCGAACGGGGCGTTTGGTAGTATCACTGCTTTTCATTCAGAACGAATAATCTAAGCAGAATACAGTCGCGGTGCAACCTTGGAGGCGTTTGTTCAAGAAGGCGATTCCTGCGCTAATGTATCAAATCATCCGCCCGTAACTTTCGGAGAATCCGTCAGGACTTTCTTCAGGGTTTTGAGAAGGGTTTCCGCGGTATAAGGTTTGGGGACAAAATGTTGCACGCCCGCGCCGACCGCCTCGGCTGCGCCACCGCTGGCTGACAAACCGCTGGAACCGATGATCCGCACCAAAGGATTAATGGAGCGCAACGCAATGATCATCGCCGGACCGTCCATGATGGGCATGGCCATGTCGGTTAGGACAACTGCTATGTCCGCCCGATGTTGCGCGTAAAGTGCTACCCCCTCCGCCCCATTCACGGCTTCCAGCACACGATAACCAAACCGCACCAGCGTGCCGTGCGCGACTTGCCGGATGGCCGCCTCATCATCCACCACGAGAATCAATTCATTATTGCCGCGCGGCAATCGCGTTTGCTCAATGGCGACTTGCTCTCTGGAGACTTCCGACGAATCCGCCGGAAGATAGACTTTGAATTTCGTGCCCTGGCCTATTTCGCTGTAAAGATTGATGATGCCATTGTGGCTTTTGACAATCGCCAGCGTCGTGGAAAGTCCGAGCCCGGTTCCATGCCCAATATCCTTGGTGGTGAAGAACGGCTCGAAAACCCGGTCGCGAATTTCACGTGGAATTCCCGTGCCGGTATCCGCGACTTTCACCATCACGTAAGGCCCGGGTTGCGAGTCGGGGTTCATCGCGGCGTACGTTTCATCGAGCACGACATTTTCGAGGGTGATGCTCAGGTGGCCGCCGTTGGGCATGGCATCGCGGGCATTGACGCAAAGATTGAGAAAGACCTGATGCATTTGCGTGGGATCGCCAGTGACCATCCACAGTTTTTCGGCGGACTTGAAACGAATATCTATGGACTTGGGAAACGTGTCCTCCATGACCTTGATCAGGTCGCGAATCAGATGTTCGAGATTGACCGGGATGCGCTGGCCTTTCACGCCCCGGGCAAAGGAAAGCACCTGCTTGACCAAATCGGCGCCGCGGTGGGCGCTTTTTTCCAGCGTGGCGAGCAAATTGATGTCCTCGGGAGTTTGCGCGAGATCTTTCAATACCGCCACGGACATCAGAATCGGCGCGAGCACATTGTTCAAATCATGCGCAATGCCTCCGGCCAGCGTGCCGATGCTTTCCATGCGTTGCGCGCGGAGAAATTGCTGCTCCAATTTTTTACGCTCGGTGAGATCAATGACGAAGCAGACGCCTTCGTTGAGATCATCTTCAAACGAGGCCGCGCCGATCAAGACCGGCACGCGCGTGCCGTCTTTTCGGAAATATTCCTTTTCGTAAGGCGTGCAGGCTCCCTTGGTGATCATTTCTTTGACGCCGCGCCGGTCCACTTCGTCATATTCCGGCGGCGTCAACGTGGCCCAATTAATGCGCCCGGCTTCCAGGTCTTCGCGGGTGTAGCCAAGCAGGTTCAGCAGCGCATCATTGGCGCCGCTGATTTGCCCCTGGTTGTTGGCGAACATGACACCCTGCGCATTGGACTCCACCAACCGCCGGAAACGCGCCTCAGTGCGTTTTCTTTCGGTGATGTCGCGGATCATGGCCAGCACATTTCCATCGGGCATAAGGGCGGCGATCACTTCCGTCGGGAAAATGCTGCCGTCCTTCCGGCGAAAATTCCACTCGCGATGATACATTGACTTTGCCTTGATGATGTTCAGCGCGGGTTGGATATGGGGGACCTCCGCCTCGCTGACGATGTCCCGCGCCTGCAACCCGATTAATTGTTCAGGGGTATAGCCGAGCATGCTGCACATGCTCGCATTGGCGTCGAGATAAATGCCTTCCGCATTGGCGATGAGGATGCCGTCGGGTGCATATTCAAACAGCGCGCGATAACGCTCCTCACTTGCTTTCCGCGCCTCATCCGCCTTTTTTCGCGCCGTGATGTCGGAACTGTACACGCGTAACCGGCCTGTTTCGGGCACGCGAGTGATATGCTGGCTGAAGAAAAATTCTCCCACCGCCACTTCACGATAGGTGGACTGAAGTTTGTGATCCCGCGCCGTCCGGTAATCTTCCAGCAGGCTCTTCGTTAGCGGATGCAACACTCCATTGGCCAGATTCTCCGGCGCCAGCCGGATCGCGGCGTCATTGGCATAATGAATGATGCCGGTGGCAAGGTCCAACTCCAGGATTGGATTGGGATTCTGTTCGGGAAACGAGGCCAGCCACACCGCATGCTCACGGGCGCGCTTGCTCTCCGAGATGTCGCGCGCCACTTTGGAGACACCAATGATCTTCCCCGACGCATCTTTGATTGGCGAAGCAGTCACCGAAACATGGATGCGGCGTCCATCTTTGGTTTGCCGCTCGGTTTCGAAATGTTCGACACTTTCACCGGCGCGGATTTTCCCCAAAATCAGATCTTCTTCGTCACGGCGTTCCGTTGGGATCAATTGCATGATGGAGGCGCCGACCATTTCTTCAGCCGTGTAGCCAAACACTTTTTCCGCGCCATGATTCCAGGTGGTGACCACGCTCTGAAGATCCTTGCTGATGATGGCGTCATCCGAAAACTTGACGATGGCCGCAAGCCGCGAGGCCGCGATCTCCGCCTGCTTGCGCAACGTGATATTTTCGTGGGTCACCACCGCGCAAGCGGCGCCCTCGTCATAAAAACGCGTGACGCGCCCGACAAACCAGCGAATTTCCATGGGCGAATGGCAGGGATATTCCATCGAGAATTCATCGCGCTCATCGCTCAGTACCGCGCGGATGCCCGCCGCGAAATTGGCGGCATCCTGCGCGTCCGGGCCCGTCGCCCGATCACACACAGCCAGATAATTGTCACCAATCTCCGCACTTTGGGGCGAGGGGCGGTTCGCCGCCGCAAAGGCTCGCCAGGCTTCATTCGAGGCGAGGATGATTCCTTTTTTGTCTAAGACACAGAGATGTGCGGACAAGGCGTCAATCGTGGATTGCGCGAACCGGCCTGCCGCCATCAGCCGCTGCTCTGTGCGCTTGCGTTCCGTAATGTCCGTCAAGGCCACCACCACCGAAGCCACGCCGCCGTTTTCCATCATCGGTTCGTAACGGATATCGTAGTAGTGTTCTGTCTTCCCGAGTGCCAGGTGCCCCTCGTAAGCAACCCGGCTCCCGGCGAACGCTTTGTCCAGGCGCGGGGAAATCTGTTCTTCGTACATCGCGGGCAATACCTCCCGCACGAGTTTTCCAACAATGTCCGGCGACGGCAATTGCAGCAACTCAGCATATGCTTTGTTGGCATACACGTAACGCCGTTCGCGGTTGACAACTACCACCCCCACCCGCGCATTATCTGTGACGATCCGCAGCCGTTCTTCCGACGCTGCAAGCTCGCGCCGCAGCCGGACCGTTTCCAAATACGCCACGGTCTGCCGGCCAAGCCTCCGCAACGCGTCCTCCTGAGCGGCTGTGATGTCATGCGGTTTGACATCCATCACGCACAACACACCAAAGGCATGGCCTTCCGGCGTGATCAACGGCACGCCGGCATAAAAGCCGATCTTGTGAGACCTTATAATCGCATCCTTTGCGTAAAGCTGGTCCTTCGCCACAGCCGGGATGACGACCAAATTAGGCCGTCCAAGGGTATTTTGAATCAAAGCTATGTTCGGTATTGATTCGGGAGCGGTAAAACCAATATTTGCCACGACCTGAGAATGGCTCTCCCCTATTAAGACTATAAGTGACATCGCAGATTCGCAGATGTGCGCCGTCGAAACTGCTAATTCGTCTAAATTTGGATCAGGCAGCATCTTCGGTAAAAAAGAGTGCCAAAGCAAGTCCAACTGCTGATTGTCACTACCTGCTGCGAGCCGGGGCATGAAAAAACCCTATAGCCTAAAAATCTGAAAAATTCGAGAAAATTCGCATTTTGCGATCATTATCTATGATAAGCCCACAAAGACAAAGACTTAGCCAAGTATAAACTGGTATAAGTGGACATAAGCATTGTCAGGGAATTGTTACAGAAAGAGTAAAGGTATTTTTTGGAGTTAGACCATTAGTTATACTTAGTAAGTCGGTTCTTGCCATTTGAACAATCAAATTGGCTTCTTTTAAACGGTGCTAGTTTTTTGATTGAAAGCAGGGCTGCGCCTTTTTTCAGTCCGTAAAATCAGGGATCATCCAACTTTAAAACCTTCACTTATAGTAAATGGGCGCCATTAAAGGGGAGCAGGCGCAAATCAGATGGATTGACATTTTATAAACTTCGCGCACCATCACGCCGTGAAACCCATCCCAACTTTATACTCAATCTCTTTGGCAATTTTTTGCGCGTTGTTCCTCACATCGGCGAAGGCTGATGATATCAAGCTTGAATCTGGCAATCTTGGCTTCCTCAAAGGCCAGACCACCATCTGCGTGAAATACGCTTACGACGGAATGAAGGTGGACAATAAGACCGAGGAGGAGTTTATCAATTTCCAGGTTGGCGAGCAGAATAAAGGCGGGGCTGGAAAAGGTGAGGACTGGCTAAGTCACTGGAAAAACGACCGCGCCGGCCGTTATCAACCACTTTTCGAGGAGCGGATCAATAAGGTGCTGCACAAACGCTCGGTTGAGGTCAGTCCCAAGGCAACCGACGCCAAATACACCCTCATTATGAAAGTTGTAGCGGTCCACCCCGGTTGGGCTGGTTGGGGTTTGATTCACGATGGTTCCAGAATAGACGAAACGGCCACCTTCGTGGAAACCGCCCAGCCTGAGCATGTATTGGCCGTCATTAGCCTGAAAAAAGTTGATGGCAATGGTTATGACTACAATGTGTTTGGAAGGGTGTCAGACGCTTTCGGTAATTGCGGCAAACAACTCGGCCACTTCCTTTTAGATAAAAAGGCCTTCAAAAATTAGCCACTAAAATCACCTGTCGGTCTTTTGGGAACAAACGCTGATAGGTTGATTCAGCCATAGGCAGGAAATGGGATGTCACCGGGCAGCTTCAGACTCCTAACTGAGTCAACGCAGGCGATCCTTTCTCGTCGCGACAGCCACTTCCATTTTTTTCGCTGCCTGCTGGAGCCAAGAATTTTATCGAGTGATTTTGTCGCCGTGAGGATGGGGCGAGTGGCCAGTTTGATGAAATCAGGTATGACCGTTTAAAATTTATTCCAAGGATGCTTTTATCCTCACTTCGGGCTCGGGTACGACGATGAGGTTGCGGGCTTTGTTCAGGGATTGAAAATTATCGAGGGTTGCGCGGATTGCTCGTTTCCTGTGGAAGAGGTTGTGACTGTGGCTGATTTCATGCGGGTCGTTTTACGGTCGGCCATGAAGCGGAAATCCACGACTGCCTCCCATAGAATGTTTTGCTGG
This region of Verrucomicrobiia bacterium genomic DNA includes:
- the pgsA gene encoding CDP-diacylglycerol--glycerol-3-phosphate 3-phosphatidyltransferase; this translates as MNVPNRLTVSRFALTVVLLVVMFSQFRFFETVALLVFSAASLTDYFDGKIARRDNLITNFGILMDPLADKILVCSVFIAFVDLRWMAAWMVVIIVARELAITGLRLLAASRNLVLAAEGYGKHKTISQIVAVIAILVYHSYQQLGAPGRIIFGFDIAGHPWIEWFMPLSVWVAVGLTLFSGALYLWRNRQLYLQDL
- the rimO gene encoding 30S ribosomal protein S12 methylthiotransferase RimO; translated protein: MKSSDTTKRPVRVGLISLGCAKNLVDAEIMLGSLMKGGVEITNDAAHADVVIVNTCSFIDSAQEESVDTILQSAELRDAQNRGQGLIVSGCLPQRFREELPKLLPEVDAFMGIDQVAQVTEIVQQAMDHRAQRLKKTPPGSAAKTPGAKKSSIVNRFAEMDKARANSTHEDEENLRGTEKFGRTKTVIAPAPAEPLLNVNARPVYIPDFATPRFRLTPRHFAYVKIAEGCNHPCSFCIIPRMRGSHRSRQPGDIVQEARQLIADGVKEINLISQDSTYYGLDLRENHSRNIASPEKFTTAAKSLPADAATLASLIRELNTLPGDFWIRLLYTHPAHWTDDLIRAIAESPKVARYVDMPLQHIHENMLERMRRETSQQYIVDLIAKIRAGVPGIALRTTFIVGFPGETDAYFQSLLDFIRDTKFERLGIFTYSQEEGTRAGKMAGQIPDSVKKQRRDQAMALQNKIARHISEAQVGRELKVLVESEASAKDLRKADVSSWEHGLLRSREHRKDQLAATGKYLVARGEADAPDIDGRIYIRGKLPLGEFARVKIIGHTDYDLIAEPI
- a CDS encoding PAS domain S-box protein gives rise to the protein MSGRRHHRNRLWLSALLAGMFYAMIAAGLHAAPADEIITLHQLKNLTPEQSALGHPVHLTGVVLCYDSGWNQLYVYDGHETAYFNSHDFQTQPQLGQLVEIFATTATNNSLTNARLSVLGPGTIPPAQKLELSELGTYWCEWVEITGRVLSAENTSGRLALLLQAGTQNCLVYVLGAVPAANDLKRFVGNKIRARGINASKTVDGHLESASVFAPSMNEIYVLETSTPNRAPVPVASIGSLLNLELGPWTNDPVHINGLVVSYQPGKSVVVKDPTGVIRAQVIQLTQIQPDERVDVWGFLQVSPTEVFLNNAYFEVAQPPPQNDSLAIADGTAHSTNRPALLTQVSDILKLRREQSAEHIPVRLRGVLTYADADWRNAFVQDKGGAVYVDLNQSDVHSGEYVELTGHTSSGGFAPEILGSSITVLGETNFPTPAKVDLEDLANGRLDAHWVEMEGVVRRADQQWGHLSLSLMTPQGRFKVVIPNFDNATVPTNLIDALVSVTGACASELNVRRQLSGITLHAPSLAQVKIIEPPSADPFSITTTPIDAVATFDPDRLAGRRVKVRGVVTLQIPAQGFIVEDASGGIRVLTRQASGVQVGDIVDVLGFPVIGDFSPYLEEASFRKTGTGPLPAARKMSAEQILLQGTNDNLVVEIKARLLQSVPRSANPQLVLQDGPIIFTAHLETQNRKQDVPALPSGSLVRLTGVCSIQGGERHEPATFRLLLRQPADIELLETPPWWTSRHTFMLVGGMMLAFAFALAWVALLRRQVSRQTQLIRQKLEDEAALEERYINLFENANDMVYTLDLNGRITTVNQTGERLLQRKRTDILGRKIVNLIVPEEQAAAQNWLDQVLTGTAPPTAEWDFVVAPEQRVKLEISTRLIESDGQFVEVEGIARDITERKRLEREILEISNREQRRIGHDLHDGVCQQLAGIAFMSHTLANRLQQKGNPEFAQAEGISTLINTAISQTRGVARGLFPVRLEENGLASALEELATNSAELFKVNCRFIAGEPAAIVENEIALHLYYIALEAVANAAKHSRAENITIYLGPADGRYALEVKDDGCGFTPESVAQTGMGVRIMHYRARVIGATLNLQSRPGSGTHIVCLFQTISRESAAENGRKKAPRAMNGTRDTGASARENYE
- a CDS encoding helix-turn-helix domain-containing protein — translated: MTTVAEQLHLAREAQKLSVNDVAEVTKIRTDHIRALEEGNFNVFSAPVYIRGFVRTYATLLKLDVTRIMANLDGELGKTEKFREPPPLSDQKRGVLDFLTLQLSKVNWRVASVVLVAAGIVLAISMFVWISRHRHTADPLANLPTGIYQPTTSGEMAPLPTVAPKH
- a CDS encoding response regulator transcription factor, with the protein product MSKSPAEKSRILIVDDHPLFRQGLQQMIDDNPETVVCGQAADAAQALQAIPELKPDLVLVDISLAGTSGIDLIKSIRDQYEDLPVLVVSMHDESLYAERALRAGAMGYVMKHEPGRTVETAIATVLNGDIYVSPRMSTSMLAKFTRGKRDEPSSALHKLSDRELEVFRMMGQGKGTRQIAEELNLTIATINSFRAHIKEKLQLKSSTEVMLHAIQENRDAAGT